From a region of the Castanea sativa cultivar Marrone di Chiusa Pesio chromosome 10, ASM4071231v1 genome:
- the LOC142612484 gene encoding RING-H2 finger protein ATL39-like, with protein sequence MNLSPITSTPSFPPNSKGPNTPFLLIVLTVLVVICVVLIICMGFEFFQESNTYQQVHRQEVPALEMRQIVGGVDPHLRDNIPNFVYQPGISGIVPFEERKCAWCQEEFTNGDRLSSLPSCGHVFHSDCIGEYMLRRNTCPFCRQPIALPAVQD encoded by the coding sequence ATGAATCTCTCCCCAATAACCTCGACCCCTTCCTTTCCTCCCAACTCCAAGGGGCCCAACACCCCATTTCTACTAATAGTCCTAACAGTACTAGTAGTCATTTGTGTTGTTTTGATCATTTGcatgggttttgaatttttccaaGAATCTAATACCTATCAGCAAGTACATAGGCAAGAAGTGCCGGCACTGGAAATGCGTCAAATTGTTGGTGGAGTTGATCCTCATTTACGTGACAACATACCCAACTTCGTCTACCAACCTGGCATCAGTGGCATTGTTCCCTTCGAAGAAAGAAAGTGTGCATGGTGCCAAGAAGAGTTCACTAATGGAGACCGACTCTCATCCTTACCATCTTGTGGCCATGTGTTCCACTCCGACTGCATAGGTGAGTACATGCTCCGCAGGAATACCTGTCCTTTTTGCCGTCAGCCTATTGCCCTTCCAGCGGTCCAAGATTGA
- the LOC142612638 gene encoding F-box/LRR-repeat protein 4-like has product MSQLGDDEIGSILEWVHNPDDRNSFSLVCKQWKRMEGLTRLSIRVFEPDSLSGFLPRFPNLVTFECSKPITDDDLKFVAKTCPKVKVLNLNLKRTPYDDFIPVRDDVGDDGLCALANGCRKLSKVLLRRRKNVGNVGVVLLIKLAQNLTNLDLAWCNKITDQALEAIGAANSIASLNLEGCSLITDVGLASLATGASSRSLKKLVLAECDQISDYGVSLLRQMCYLEELNMAECGPKVTDVGCVAIATIQTLKKLNLSWLINVSDPTLVALAENCRNMKQVNLTGCELITGAGIRAFAKHECVEGLMLVSCYNISGSDLEQLTLGCCSLKYVVLNKGQRMWIPMVMQRNISRFYDLIWM; this is encoded by the coding sequence ATGTCACAATTGGGAGATGATGAAATAGGATCGATACTCGAGTGGGTCCATAACCCAGATGACAGAAACTCATTCTCTCTTGTCTGCAAGCAATGGAAGAGAATGGAGGGTCTTACCCGCTTATCCATTCGGGTTTTCGAACCCGATTCCCTTTCTGGGTTCTTACCAAGATTCCCAAACCTTGTCACGTTTGAATGTTCAAAACCCATCACAGATGATGACCTTAAATTCGTGGCCAAAACATGTCCCAAAGTCAAGGTCCTCAACCTTAATTTGAAACGCACACCGTACGATGATTTTATTCCGGTTCGTGATGATGTTGGGGACGATGGTCTATGTGCTTTAGCAAATGGGTGTCGCAAGTTGTCGAAAGTTTTACTAAGGAGGAGGAAGAATGTTGGGAATGTTGGAGTTGTTTTGCTTATTAAgttggcacaaaatttgaccAATTTGGATTTGGCTTGGTGCAATAAGATCACGGATCAAGCTCTTGAAGCGATTGGTGCAGCAAATTCTATTGCTTCTTTGAATTTGGAAGGGTGTTCGTTAATTACGGATGTTGGATTGGCTTCATTGGCAACAGGGGCTTCGTCGAGGTCTTTGAAAAAGTTGGTTCTTGCGGAATGTGATCAAATTTCAGATTATGGGGTATCACTTTTGCGGCAAATGTGTTACTTGGAGGAGCTAAACATGGCAGAATGTGGGCCGAAAGTTACGGATGTTGGATGTGTGGCAATTGCAACAATTCAAACTCTCAAGAAACTGAATTTGTCGTGGTTGATTAATGTATCGGATCCTACACTTGTAGCACTAGCTGAGAACTGCCGGAATATGAAGCAGGTTAATTTAACGGGTTGCGAGTTAATTACTGGGGCTGGAATTCGTGCTTTTGCAAAGCATGAGTGTGTAGAAGGTCTTATGTTGGTTTCTTGTTACAATATTTCTGGTTCTGATTTGGAACAGTTAACACTTGGATGCTGCTCTTTGAAGTATGTTGTGCTAAATAAAGGACAGAGAATGTGGATACCTATGGTGATGCAACGGAATATTAGCAGATTCTATGACTTAATTTGGATGTAA